A portion of the Juglans microcarpa x Juglans regia isolate MS1-56 chromosome 1D, Jm3101_v1.0, whole genome shotgun sequence genome contains these proteins:
- the LOC121262064 gene encoding acyl-protein thioesterase 2-like has translation MSYNTHYNMGSGSRTARTFEFGRTHVVRPKGKHQATIVWLHGLSDNGSSASQLLESLPLPNIKWICPTAPTRPVTLLGGFPCTAWFDAGELSEDGSDDWEALDASAAHIANLLSAEPADVKVGIGGFSMGAATALYSATCYALGRYGNGNPYPVNLRAIIGLSGWLPGEGTTSSLRSKIQSSHEAARRAAALPILQCHGTGDDAVLYKYGEKSAQSLSSAGFHHLAFKSYEGLGHYTVPAEMDEICHWLTPKLALEGTRSMRN, from the exons ATGAGCTACAATACGCATTACAACATGGGTTCTG GTAGTCGAACTGCAAGGACATTTGAGTTTGGAAGGACACATGTAGTGCGCCCCAAAGGAAAACACCAGGCCACTATAGTTTGGCTTCATGGACTCAGTGATAATGGCTCAAG TGCTTCCCAGCTCTTAGAATCCCTTCCTCTTCCGAAT ATTAAATGGATCTGCCCAACTGCACCCACACGTCCTGTTACATTGCTTGGTGGTTTTCCTTGCACTGCAT GGTTTGATGCGGGAGAGCTTTCAGAAGATGGTTCAGATGATTGGGAAGCTTTAGATGCTTCAGCAGCACATATTGCAAACTTGTTGTCAGCAGAGCCAGCTGATG TTAAGGTTGGTATTGGAGGCTTCAGTATGGGTGCTGCAACGGCCCTATACTCTGCAACTTGCTATGCTCTCGGGAGATATGGAAACGGTAACCCATATCCTGTCAACCTAAGGGCAATTATTGGACTAAGCGGATGGCTTCCAGGGGAAGGTACAACTTC GAGCTTAAGAAGCAAAATACAAAGTTCACATGAGGCTGCAAGGCGTGCTGCTGCCTTACCAATTTTACAATGTCATGGGACAG GCGATGATGCTGTCCTCTATAAATACGGGGAAAAATCAGCCCAATCCTTAAGTTCAGCAGGATTTCACCACCTTGCATTCAAATCCTATGAGGG GCTTGGTCATTACACAGTACCTGCAGAGATGGACGAAATCTGCCATTGGCTGACCCCAAAACTGGCGCTCGAAGGGACTCGCTCGATGCGGAACTAG
- the LOC121258139 gene encoding protein tesmin/TSO1-like CXC 2 — translation MDSPEGNPVAASSSPISSDSPPVQESPFFNYLCNLSPIKSVKTERYTQRFSETNLPTPPPVFTSPRIDLQRDTSFLERDNVAATDSIVHENFNTQLNVVHIPSFEKEGQLCSSAGCIDEYLLDPMEVDSTNSTHLGLQSAGEVPELLQSGYAGLKGTIKKVDDAVDSNREDGALTSCDPAEKNLNVSPLKLVESAVDLRNDERFDAFLKGFTSEKAKDIVDADMKLNPISGVQHCERHAAQIEGVQQDEGDGACQSLDEPLQINEACEDVDDGSRTLPKEFVKGTNNCRGTRRHLHFEATLACKSIATGNTANPKASITNLKSLAPISSSWDAAGYPLSITSQASCCPLKVARSTQNIGNSEILSPLPTGIGLHVNSIGRSMLSGSDVFTSKNLNLSSQDKLVPEWSNDLVKDPNNISNSAIAGTMFSHADLDQQESQAGVAASSTSYPINSLNPPCDSPLTQIELQVAPCEGRISAQQNADSIDELNQMSPKRKRKSTANKSESGDCKRCNCKRSKCLKLYCECFAAGIYCVGSCACETCFNKPEYEDLVLDTREQIESRNPLAFAPKIVKQTTESPANVMEEGNWTTPSSARHKRGCNCKKSKCLKKYCECYQAKVGCSDGCRCDGCQNSFGIKSDYRRAERCDNLSHEKLQIAESEKSGSSKQFSPTSWEGLADMRNLDPCSEVSQAQLQLASNIQSSAASLHWRYSPVTLTPKLCGGNGPHELTSDSAFCNMEDNDMREILKDTTNTHRAEGQSSSSPRGLRCGRKFILQAVPSFPPLTPYKTVSSKLKNDQTESAANR, via the exons ATGGATTCTCCTGAGGGCAATCCGGTCGCCGCCTCGTCATCTCCGATTTCCTCAGATTCTCCGCCAGTGCAA GAGTCACCTTTCTTCAATTACCTTTGCAATCTTTCCCCAATAAAGTCGGTTAAGACAGAACGTTATACACAAAGATTTTCGGAAACCAATTTGCCAACCCCACCACCCGTGTTTACATCACCTCGTATAGATCTGCAGCGTGATACCAGTTTTCTGGAAAG AGACAATGTAGCTGCAACAGATTCGATTgttcatgaaaattttaatacCCAGTTGAATGTTGTGCACATTCCTAGCTTTGAGAAGGAAGGCCAGCTATGCAGTTCTGCAGGGTGTATCGACGAATATCTGCTAGATCCTATGGAGGTGGACTCTACAAATTCAACCCATTTAGGCTTGCAATCAGCTGGTGAAGTGCCTGAGTTGTTACAGAGTGGTTATGCTGGTCTGAAAGGAACCATAAAAAAGGTTGATGATGCTGTTGATAGTAATAGAGAGGACGGAGCTCTTACATCATGTGATCCAGCTGAAAAGAATCTGAATGTAAGTCCTCTTAAATTGGTTGAAAGTGCAGTTGATCTGAGGAATGATGAAAGGTTTGATGCCTTCCTAAAAGGATTTACCTCAGAAAAAGCCAAGGACATTGTTGATGCTGATATGAAGCTCAATCCTATTTCGGGAGTGCAACATTGTGAAAGACATGCAGCTCAG ATTGAAGGTGTACAGCAGGATGAAGGGGATGGTGCCTGTCAATCACTTGATGAACCTTTGCAGATTAATGAAGCCTGTGAAGATGTTGATGATGGTTCAAGAACATTACCGAAAGAATTTGTTAAG GGCACCAACAATTGTCGTGGTACACGTAGACATCTTCATTTTGAAGCCACATTAGCCTGCAAGAGTATAGCTACTGGAAATACTGCCAATCCAAAGGCTAGCATAACAAACTTGAAGAGTCTGGCGCCAATCTCTAGCAGTTGGGATGCAGCTGGCTATCCTCTGTCCATAACTTCCCAGGCATCTTGCTGCCCCCTTAAAGTGGCTAGATCCACTCAAAATATTGGAAACTCTGAAATACTGTCTCCCCTTCCAACTGGTATTGGTTTGCATGTTAATAGCATTGGCAGATCTATGCTTTCAGGCTCGGATGTGTTTACAAGTAAGAACTTAAACCTTAGTTCACAAGATAAGCTAGTGCCTGAGTGGAGCAATGATTTAGTAAAGGACCCAAATAATATCTCAAATTCAGCCATAGCTGGGACAATGTTTTCACATGCTGATTTAGATCAGCAGGAAAGTCAAGCTGGAGTGGCAGCCAGTTCTACCTCCTACCCTATTAACAGTCTGAATCCCCCATGTGATTCTCCTTTAACACAAATTGAGCTGCAGGTGGCTCCATGTGAGGGGAGAATTTCCGCTCAACAAAATGCTGACAGTATTGATGAGTTAAACCAAATGAGCCCTAAAAGGAAAAG GAAGAGCACTGCAAACAAAAGTGAGAGTGGCGACTGCAAACGTTGCAATTGTAAGAGGTCCAAATGTTTGAAACT TTATTGTGAGTGCTTTGCAGCTGGAATTTATTGTGTGGGTTCTTGTGCATGCGAAACCTGCTTTAACAAACCTGAATATGAGGACTTGGTTCTTGATACACGGGAGCAAATTGAGTCTCGTAATCCTCTTGCATTTGCTCCAAAGATTGTTAAGCAAACCACTGAGTCTCCAGCAAATGTTATG GAAGAAGGGAACTGGACTACTCCATCTTCAGCCCGGCACAAAAGAGGATGCAATTGCAAGAAGTCCAAATGTCTCAAAAAATATTGCGAATGCTATCAG GCTAAAGTGGGATGTTCTGATGGATGCCGATGTGACGGTTGTCAAAACTCTTTTGGAATAAAGTCAG ACTACAGGAGAGCTGAGAGATGTGATAATCTGTCTCATGAGAAGCTGCAAATTGCGGAAAGTGAAAAGAGTGGGAGTAGCAAGCAATTCTCGCCAACATCATGGGAAGGACTTGCTGATATGCGTAATCTTGATCCTTGCTCAGAAGTTTCACAAGCCCAATTGCAATTGGCAAGTAACATTCAGTCATCAGCTGCTTCCCTACATTGGCGCTACTCCCCTGTTACTCTTACGCCAAAGTTATGTGGGGGCAATGGCCCCCATGAGCTCacttctgactctgcattctgtaACATGGAGGACAACGATATGCGTGAGATACTGAAGGACACTACTAACACTCACAGGGCAGAGGGTCAAAGTTCAAGCTCTCCACGGGGCTTGAGGTGTGGCCGCAAATTCATTTTGCAGGCTGTGCCTTCTTTCCCTCCTCTTACCCCATACAAGACGGTGTCAAGCAAGctaaaaaatgatcaaacagAGAGTGCTGCTAATCGCTGA
- the LOC121261242 gene encoding monothiol glutaredoxin-S15, mitochondrial isoform X2: MARLLSSMMLKGIAVSRSSRTVCGSVYHNGMRYSTTVPSDPDTHEDFRPTNKLESSPLSLKDVVEQDVKENPVMIYMKGVPEFPQCGFSSLAIRVLKQYNVPLSARNILENPELKSAVKSFSNWPTFPQIFIKGEFIGGSDIILNMHQTGELKEKVKDIAANQEKSE; encoded by the exons atggcGAGGTTATTATCGAGTATGATGCTGAAGGGCATTGCGGTCTCCCGTTCTAGTAGAACT GTATGCGGATCCGTTTACCACAATGGGATGAGATATTCAACTACTGTGCCCAGTGATCCTGATACACATGAAGATTTTAGACCCACTAATAAGCTTGAAAGTTCTCCCCTTTCTTTGAAGGATGTTGTTGAGCAG GATGTCAAGGAGAATCCTGTAATGATTTACATGAAAGGGGTTCCCGAATTTCCTCAGTGTGGATTCAGCTCATTGGCAATTAGAGTCTTAAAACAATATA ATGTTCCTTTGAGTGCTAGAAATATTCTGGAAAATCCTGAGCTGAAAAGTGCTGTAAAATCCTtcag CAATTGGCCCACATTTCCACAGATATTCATCAAGGGAGAGTTCATTGGAGGCTCAGATATTATTCTCAACATGCACCAG ACTGGTGAACTGAAGGAAAAGGTGAAAGATATTGCTGCTAATCAGGAAAAGTCTGAATGA
- the LOC121261242 gene encoding monothiol glutaredoxin-S15, mitochondrial isoform X1 — MAATDESVTGFKSSLLCWNSLIICSSKIKKTMARLLSSMMLKGIAVSRSSRTVCGSVYHNGMRYSTTVPSDPDTHEDFRPTNKLESSPLSLKDVVEQDVKENPVMIYMKGVPEFPQCGFSSLAIRVLKQYNVPLSARNILENPELKSAVKSFSNWPTFPQIFIKGEFIGGSDIILNMHQTGELKEKVKDIAANQEKSE; from the exons ATGGCAGCAACTGATGAATCTGTGACAGGCTTTAAGAGTTCTTTATTGTGTTGGAACTCATTG ATAATTTGCAgctccaaaataaaaaaaacaatggcGAGGTTATTATCGAGTATGATGCTGAAGGGCATTGCGGTCTCCCGTTCTAGTAGAACT GTATGCGGATCCGTTTACCACAATGGGATGAGATATTCAACTACTGTGCCCAGTGATCCTGATACACATGAAGATTTTAGACCCACTAATAAGCTTGAAAGTTCTCCCCTTTCTTTGAAGGATGTTGTTGAGCAG GATGTCAAGGAGAATCCTGTAATGATTTACATGAAAGGGGTTCCCGAATTTCCTCAGTGTGGATTCAGCTCATTGGCAATTAGAGTCTTAAAACAATATA ATGTTCCTTTGAGTGCTAGAAATATTCTGGAAAATCCTGAGCTGAAAAGTGCTGTAAAATCCTtcag CAATTGGCCCACATTTCCACAGATATTCATCAAGGGAGAGTTCATTGGAGGCTCAGATATTATTCTCAACATGCACCAG ACTGGTGAACTGAAGGAAAAGGTGAAAGATATTGCTGCTAATCAGGAAAAGTCTGAATGA
- the LOC121259781 gene encoding uncharacterized protein LOC121259781 isoform X1, with amino-acid sequence MHCIIERFSSCDNNLTPKMPKVRRMRALPADQARASCYPNSSMNIEQHKSEEQLGSADDVKEWEEARCPICMEHPHNAVLLKCSAHENGCRPYMCNTSYRHSNCLDQFCKSFAPHASITLLQEIPFTNSAFRRGEHGLDPGQARQFGNQLQPKLVCPLCRGEIYGYHIVEPARKFMNSRARSCSSEMCDFSGTYSKLRKHARSEHPSIRPSEVDPMRQSDWTRLERERDLEDVLSSLHPEFVEESSEENTLSAEFSGWMSSILEAMFRTLGLSLMVHLSDVSGDREQLHNRRSERTSRADYDMEASPLVGRSTDLSSEGMPRQTTRWAHDDASAATRRDSNLSSVRVRQTPEWSSENTSRFWSSQSRSSFTSSGRPRFRQMRGHSSRSVHSFTRYPRRSTDNTAPHSRRLRWRDERWSPYNSQR; translated from the exons ATGCATTGCATTATTGAACG ATTTAGTTCCTGTGATAACAACTTGACTCCCAAAATGCCAAAGGTCAGAAGAATGCGAGCCTTGCCTGCTGATCAGGCAAGGGCATCTTGTTACCCTAATAGCTCCATGAACATTGAGCAACATAAATCGGAAGAACAATTGGGATCAGCTGACGATGTGAAAGAATGGGAGGAGGCTAGGTGCCCAATCTGTATGGAACATCCTCATAATGCTGTTCTTCTAAAGTGTTCCGCCCATGAGAACGGTTGCCGTCCCTACATGTGCAACACCAGTTATCGGCACTCCAATTGTCTTGATCAGTTCTGTAAGTCATTTGCTCCGCATGCCTCCATAACACTACTCCAAGAAATTCCATTCACAAACTCGGCCTTTCGCAGAGGGGAACATGGGTTGGACCCTGGGCAAGCAAGACAGTTTGGGAACCAATTGCAGCCAAAGCTTGTCTGCCCTCTTTGTCGGGGAGAGATCTATGGGTATCATATTGTAGAGCCAGCTCGTAAATTCATGAATTCCAGAGCAAGGAGTTGTTCTTCTGAGATGTGTGATTTTAGTGGGACCTATTCAAAACTCAGGAAGCATGCAAGGTCTGAACACCCATCTATCCGACCATCAGAGGTGGACCCCATGCGACAAAGTGATTGGACAAGGTTGGAACGGGAAAGGGACTTGGAGGATGTCCTTAGCTCACTTCATCCAGAGTTTGTGGAAGAGAGCAGTGAAGAAAACACTCTATCGGCAGAGTTCAGTGGGTGGATGTCTTCCATTTTGGAGGCCATGTTTCGTACTCTTGGGCTCTCCCTCATGGTTCATCTCTCGGATGTTTCAGGTGATAGAGAACAGTTGCACAATAGGAGATCTGAGAGAACATCGAGGGCAGATTATGATATGGAGGCCAGTCCCCTTGTTGGAAGGAGCACTGATTTGTCCTCAGAGGGTATGCCTAGGCAAACCACTCGATGGGCTCATGATGATGCTAGTGCTGCTACTAGGCGAGACAGCAATTTGTCATCAGTGCGTGTGCGACAAACGCCAGAGTGGTCATCAGAGAATACTTCCCGTTTCTGGTCATCTCAGAGCAGGTCCTCTTTTACCTCATCTGGTAGGCCCCGCTTCCGGCAAATGCGTGGGCATTCATCTAGGAGTGTTCACAGTTTTACACGATATCCTAGGCGGTCAACAGATAATACAGCACCCCATTCCCGACGGCTGCGATGGAGGGATGAAAGATGGTCACCGTACAATAGCCAGCGCTAG
- the LOC121259781 gene encoding uncharacterized protein LOC121259781 isoform X3 encodes MHCIIERSCDNNLTPKMPKVRRMRALPADQARASCYPNSSMNIEQHKSEEQLGSADDVKEWEEARCPICMEHPHNAVLLKCSAHENGCRPYMCNTSYRHSNCLDQFCKSFAPHASITLLQEIPFTNSAFRRGEHGLDPGQARQFGNQLQPKLVCPLCRGEIYGYHIVEPARKFMNSRARSCSSEMCDFSGTYSKLRKHARSEHPSIRPSEVDPMRQSDWTRLERERDLEDVLSSLHPEFVEESSEENTLSAEFSGWMSSILEAMFRTLGLSLMVHLSDVSGDREQLHNRRSERTSRADYDMEASPLVGRSTDLSSEGMPRQTTRWAHDDASAATRRDSNLSSVRVRQTPEWSSENTSRFWSSQSRSSFTSSGRPRFRQMRGHSSRSVHSFTRYPRRSTDNTAPHSRRLRWRDERWSPYNSQR; translated from the exons ATGCATTGCATTATTGAACG TTCCTGTGATAACAACTTGACTCCCAAAATGCCAAAGGTCAGAAGAATGCGAGCCTTGCCTGCTGATCAGGCAAGGGCATCTTGTTACCCTAATAGCTCCATGAACATTGAGCAACATAAATCGGAAGAACAATTGGGATCAGCTGACGATGTGAAAGAATGGGAGGAGGCTAGGTGCCCAATCTGTATGGAACATCCTCATAATGCTGTTCTTCTAAAGTGTTCCGCCCATGAGAACGGTTGCCGTCCCTACATGTGCAACACCAGTTATCGGCACTCCAATTGTCTTGATCAGTTCTGTAAGTCATTTGCTCCGCATGCCTCCATAACACTACTCCAAGAAATTCCATTCACAAACTCGGCCTTTCGCAGAGGGGAACATGGGTTGGACCCTGGGCAAGCAAGACAGTTTGGGAACCAATTGCAGCCAAAGCTTGTCTGCCCTCTTTGTCGGGGAGAGATCTATGGGTATCATATTGTAGAGCCAGCTCGTAAATTCATGAATTCCAGAGCAAGGAGTTGTTCTTCTGAGATGTGTGATTTTAGTGGGACCTATTCAAAACTCAGGAAGCATGCAAGGTCTGAACACCCATCTATCCGACCATCAGAGGTGGACCCCATGCGACAAAGTGATTGGACAAGGTTGGAACGGGAAAGGGACTTGGAGGATGTCCTTAGCTCACTTCATCCAGAGTTTGTGGAAGAGAGCAGTGAAGAAAACACTCTATCGGCAGAGTTCAGTGGGTGGATGTCTTCCATTTTGGAGGCCATGTTTCGTACTCTTGGGCTCTCCCTCATGGTTCATCTCTCGGATGTTTCAGGTGATAGAGAACAGTTGCACAATAGGAGATCTGAGAGAACATCGAGGGCAGATTATGATATGGAGGCCAGTCCCCTTGTTGGAAGGAGCACTGATTTGTCCTCAGAGGGTATGCCTAGGCAAACCACTCGATGGGCTCATGATGATGCTAGTGCTGCTACTAGGCGAGACAGCAATTTGTCATCAGTGCGTGTGCGACAAACGCCAGAGTGGTCATCAGAGAATACTTCCCGTTTCTGGTCATCTCAGAGCAGGTCCTCTTTTACCTCATCTGGTAGGCCCCGCTTCCGGCAAATGCGTGGGCATTCATCTAGGAGTGTTCACAGTTTTACACGATATCCTAGGCGGTCAACAGATAATACAGCACCCCATTCCCGACGGCTGCGATGGAGGGATGAAAGATGGTCACCGTACAATAGCCAGCGCTAG
- the LOC121259781 gene encoding uncharacterized protein LOC121259781 isoform X2, whose product MTFFYRFSSCDNNLTPKMPKVRRMRALPADQARASCYPNSSMNIEQHKSEEQLGSADDVKEWEEARCPICMEHPHNAVLLKCSAHENGCRPYMCNTSYRHSNCLDQFCKSFAPHASITLLQEIPFTNSAFRRGEHGLDPGQARQFGNQLQPKLVCPLCRGEIYGYHIVEPARKFMNSRARSCSSEMCDFSGTYSKLRKHARSEHPSIRPSEVDPMRQSDWTRLERERDLEDVLSSLHPEFVEESSEENTLSAEFSGWMSSILEAMFRTLGLSLMVHLSDVSGDREQLHNRRSERTSRADYDMEASPLVGRSTDLSSEGMPRQTTRWAHDDASAATRRDSNLSSVRVRQTPEWSSENTSRFWSSQSRSSFTSSGRPRFRQMRGHSSRSVHSFTRYPRRSTDNTAPHSRRLRWRDERWSPYNSQR is encoded by the exons ATGACGTTTTTCTATCG ATTTAGTTCCTGTGATAACAACTTGACTCCCAAAATGCCAAAGGTCAGAAGAATGCGAGCCTTGCCTGCTGATCAGGCAAGGGCATCTTGTTACCCTAATAGCTCCATGAACATTGAGCAACATAAATCGGAAGAACAATTGGGATCAGCTGACGATGTGAAAGAATGGGAGGAGGCTAGGTGCCCAATCTGTATGGAACATCCTCATAATGCTGTTCTTCTAAAGTGTTCCGCCCATGAGAACGGTTGCCGTCCCTACATGTGCAACACCAGTTATCGGCACTCCAATTGTCTTGATCAGTTCTGTAAGTCATTTGCTCCGCATGCCTCCATAACACTACTCCAAGAAATTCCATTCACAAACTCGGCCTTTCGCAGAGGGGAACATGGGTTGGACCCTGGGCAAGCAAGACAGTTTGGGAACCAATTGCAGCCAAAGCTTGTCTGCCCTCTTTGTCGGGGAGAGATCTATGGGTATCATATTGTAGAGCCAGCTCGTAAATTCATGAATTCCAGAGCAAGGAGTTGTTCTTCTGAGATGTGTGATTTTAGTGGGACCTATTCAAAACTCAGGAAGCATGCAAGGTCTGAACACCCATCTATCCGACCATCAGAGGTGGACCCCATGCGACAAAGTGATTGGACAAGGTTGGAACGGGAAAGGGACTTGGAGGATGTCCTTAGCTCACTTCATCCAGAGTTTGTGGAAGAGAGCAGTGAAGAAAACACTCTATCGGCAGAGTTCAGTGGGTGGATGTCTTCCATTTTGGAGGCCATGTTTCGTACTCTTGGGCTCTCCCTCATGGTTCATCTCTCGGATGTTTCAGGTGATAGAGAACAGTTGCACAATAGGAGATCTGAGAGAACATCGAGGGCAGATTATGATATGGAGGCCAGTCCCCTTGTTGGAAGGAGCACTGATTTGTCCTCAGAGGGTATGCCTAGGCAAACCACTCGATGGGCTCATGATGATGCTAGTGCTGCTACTAGGCGAGACAGCAATTTGTCATCAGTGCGTGTGCGACAAACGCCAGAGTGGTCATCAGAGAATACTTCCCGTTTCTGGTCATCTCAGAGCAGGTCCTCTTTTACCTCATCTGGTAGGCCCCGCTTCCGGCAAATGCGTGGGCATTCATCTAGGAGTGTTCACAGTTTTACACGATATCCTAGGCGGTCAACAGATAATACAGCACCCCATTCCCGACGGCTGCGATGGAGGGATGAAAGATGGTCACCGTACAATAGCCAGCGCTAG
- the LOC121259781 gene encoding uncharacterized protein LOC121259781 isoform X4: MPKVRRMRALPADQARASCYPNSSMNIEQHKSEEQLGSADDVKEWEEARCPICMEHPHNAVLLKCSAHENGCRPYMCNTSYRHSNCLDQFCKSFAPHASITLLQEIPFTNSAFRRGEHGLDPGQARQFGNQLQPKLVCPLCRGEIYGYHIVEPARKFMNSRARSCSSEMCDFSGTYSKLRKHARSEHPSIRPSEVDPMRQSDWTRLERERDLEDVLSSLHPEFVEESSEENTLSAEFSGWMSSILEAMFRTLGLSLMVHLSDVSGDREQLHNRRSERTSRADYDMEASPLVGRSTDLSSEGMPRQTTRWAHDDASAATRRDSNLSSVRVRQTPEWSSENTSRFWSSQSRSSFTSSGRPRFRQMRGHSSRSVHSFTRYPRRSTDNTAPHSRRLRWRDERWSPYNSQR, translated from the coding sequence ATGCCAAAGGTCAGAAGAATGCGAGCCTTGCCTGCTGATCAGGCAAGGGCATCTTGTTACCCTAATAGCTCCATGAACATTGAGCAACATAAATCGGAAGAACAATTGGGATCAGCTGACGATGTGAAAGAATGGGAGGAGGCTAGGTGCCCAATCTGTATGGAACATCCTCATAATGCTGTTCTTCTAAAGTGTTCCGCCCATGAGAACGGTTGCCGTCCCTACATGTGCAACACCAGTTATCGGCACTCCAATTGTCTTGATCAGTTCTGTAAGTCATTTGCTCCGCATGCCTCCATAACACTACTCCAAGAAATTCCATTCACAAACTCGGCCTTTCGCAGAGGGGAACATGGGTTGGACCCTGGGCAAGCAAGACAGTTTGGGAACCAATTGCAGCCAAAGCTTGTCTGCCCTCTTTGTCGGGGAGAGATCTATGGGTATCATATTGTAGAGCCAGCTCGTAAATTCATGAATTCCAGAGCAAGGAGTTGTTCTTCTGAGATGTGTGATTTTAGTGGGACCTATTCAAAACTCAGGAAGCATGCAAGGTCTGAACACCCATCTATCCGACCATCAGAGGTGGACCCCATGCGACAAAGTGATTGGACAAGGTTGGAACGGGAAAGGGACTTGGAGGATGTCCTTAGCTCACTTCATCCAGAGTTTGTGGAAGAGAGCAGTGAAGAAAACACTCTATCGGCAGAGTTCAGTGGGTGGATGTCTTCCATTTTGGAGGCCATGTTTCGTACTCTTGGGCTCTCCCTCATGGTTCATCTCTCGGATGTTTCAGGTGATAGAGAACAGTTGCACAATAGGAGATCTGAGAGAACATCGAGGGCAGATTATGATATGGAGGCCAGTCCCCTTGTTGGAAGGAGCACTGATTTGTCCTCAGAGGGTATGCCTAGGCAAACCACTCGATGGGCTCATGATGATGCTAGTGCTGCTACTAGGCGAGACAGCAATTTGTCATCAGTGCGTGTGCGACAAACGCCAGAGTGGTCATCAGAGAATACTTCCCGTTTCTGGTCATCTCAGAGCAGGTCCTCTTTTACCTCATCTGGTAGGCCCCGCTTCCGGCAAATGCGTGGGCATTCATCTAGGAGTGTTCACAGTTTTACACGATATCCTAGGCGGTCAACAGATAATACAGCACCCCATTCCCGACGGCTGCGATGGAGGGATGAAAGATGGTCACCGTACAATAGCCAGCGCTAG
- the LOC121260817 gene encoding WD repeat-containing protein 43 produces MPAMKRKKKSRGEAVDGVLVNEEDPNEPTMGEKLASLNLTQNDKSKSDGAKIDDDKSGDERPEPSSLLEQPPSLDSVQVLLKQALRADDRALLLDCLYNRDEKVIAKSVSLLNAADVLKLLQSLVSNIQSRGAILACALPWLKSVLLQHASGIMSQESSLLALNSLFQLIESRVSTFESAIQLSSCLDILYTGVVDDEVEENGTTVPVVYEDKDESDEEESEDAMETDQDREDEEASDEAFDGVDDIEGSDGITD; encoded by the exons ATGCCGgcaatgaagaggaagaagaaaa GTCGGGGAGAGGCGGTGGATGGAGTCCTTGTTAACGAGGAGGACCCGAATGAGCCCACCATGGGAGAGAAGCTCGCGAGTCTGAATCTGACACAGAATGATAAATCCAAGAGTGATGGTGCCAAGATTGATGATGACAAGAGCGGAGACGAACGGCCAGAGCCATCTTCTCTGCTCGAGCAGCCTCCAAGTCTGGACTCCGTTCAAGTGCTGCTTAAGCAGGCGTTACGCGCCGACGACCGTGCGCTTTTGTTGGATTGCTTGTACAACCGAGACGAGAAG GTTATTGCGAAGTCGGTTTCTTTGCTGAATGCGGCGGATGTTCTCAAGCTTTTGCAGTCTCTGGTTTCGAATATTCAGTCaag GGGTGCAATTTTGGCATGTGCACTTCCATGGCTAAAAAGTGTCCTTCTTCAACATGCAAGTGGAATAATGTCCCAGGAATCTTCTTTACTTGCCCTAAATTCTTTATTTCAG CTCATAGAGTCGAGAGTCTCAACTTTTGAATCAGCTATTCAACTATCCAGTTGCTTGGACATCCTTTACACAGGG GTTGTTGATGATGAAGTAGAGGAGAATGGCACCACAGTGCCAGTAGTTTATGAGGACAAGGATGAAAGTGATGAAGAGGAATCTGAGGACGCTATGGAAACTGATCAAGATAGAGAAGATGAGGAAGCATCAGATGAAGCATTTGATGGTGTTGATGACATTGAGGGAAGTGATGGCATCACCGATTGA
- the LOC121261446 gene encoding late embryogenesis abundant protein 7-like yields MASRETKGQAEEKANQTMGATREKAEAVKDKTQETAEGAKGITSRAAQSVKESKDQTGSYLSEKTGAAKEKASEAAESAKPKDQAGKEKSAGILQQTGERVKNMAQSATDAVKNTVGMGKDGE; encoded by the exons ATGGCATCCCGTGAAACCAAGGGCCAAGctgag GAGAAAGCCAACCAGACGATGGGTGCTACGAGGGAGAAGGCCGAAGCGGTAAAGGACAAGACCCAAGAAACGGCTGAAGGTGCCAAAGGCATTACCTCAAGAGCAGCCCAGTCTGTGAAAGAGTCCAAGGACCAAACCGGAAGCTACCTCTCTGAGAAGACCGGGGCCGCAAAGGAAAAGGCCTCCGAAGCTGCGGAGTCAGCCAAGCCGAAGGATCAGGCCGGAAAGGAAAAGAGCGCTGGAATACTCCAACAGACCGGGGAGCGTGTGAAGAACATGGCCCAAAGTGCGACCGATGCGGTGAAGAACACCGTTGGCATGGGCAAAGATGGCGAATGA